In Sphaeramia orbicularis chromosome 1, fSphaOr1.1, whole genome shotgun sequence, a genomic segment contains:
- the mrpl45 gene encoding large ribosomal subunit protein mL45, which translates to MAMHMRRTLVAVQRTACSTLKSTETCLDIRQPIPLYLPFRTKKRYFIPPAVGMKGKKAENIEGHNRAAGIVFRQQYLERPINISCTAGIFDAYIPPEGDARLSSLSKEGLKQRTEQIRQSASSQLAIRKIKEHDSEFTTKEFADRAQELFIEAHNALTQFNREKLHSLVTERCYPEMTRGNRYKTIRWRFVESLEPPRVVHARCPDMVTKGNLYGQVTIRMHSRQTLAIYDRFGRLMLGSEDQPKDVLEYIVIERHLVNPYGRWRLHGKIVPSWAPAKDPIIKTVRIPGPDLKPGEEFDALNYEVPKPKAVQWHK; encoded by the exons ATGGCGATGCACATGAGGAGGACGTTGGTGGCCGTTCAGCGGACAGCATGCAGCACTTTGAAG agCACTGAGACATGTCTGGACATTCGACAACCCATCCCTTTGTACCTGCCCTTCCGGACCAAGAAGCGGTATTTCATCCCTCCGGCGGTGGGGATGAAGGGGAAGAAGGCGGAGAACATTGAAGGCCATAACCGAGCAGCAGGCATCGTTTTCAGACAGCAGTACTTAGAGAGGCCCATCAACATCTCCTGCACTG CGGGAATCTTTGATGCCTACATCCCTCCGGAAGGAGATGCCCGTCTTTCCTCTCTTTCCAAAGAAGGACTGAAACAACGAACAGAGCAGATACGACAGAGCGCTTCCTCACAGCTAGC AATTCGTAAGATTAAAGAGCATGACTCAGAGTTCACAACGAAGGAGTTTGCAGATCGAGCTCAAGAACTCTTTATTGAGGCTCACAACGCCTTGACACA GTTTAACAGAGAGAAGCTTCATTCTTTGGTGACAGAAAGGTGTTACCCT GAAATGACGAGGGGGAACCGCTACAAGACCATCCGATGGAGGTTTGTCGAGTCCCTGGAGCCTCCCAGGGTTGTCCATGCACGCTGCCCCGATATGGTGACCAAAGGCAACCTGTACGGTCAGGTGACAATCCGCATGCACTCCAGACAG ACTCTGGCCATCTATGACCGCTTCGGCAGGCTGATGCTGGGCAGCGAGGACCAGCCGAAGGATGTGTTGGAATACATTGTCATAGAACGACACCTCGTCAACCCCTATGGCCGATGGAGGTTGCACGGAAAAATAGTGCCATCCTGGGCTCCTGCCAAAGATCCAATTATTAAG aCTGTTAGGATTCCCGGTCCGGACCTGAAACCAGGAGAAGAATTTGATGCTCTTAACTATGAAGTTCCCAAACCTAAAGCTGTACAGTGGCATAAATAA